The Vibrio tarriae genome includes a window with the following:
- a CDS encoding penicillin-binding protein 1A — MKFIKRLLVFSLICIIFGVTTIFGFYFYVKSDLPDVATLRDVQLQTPMQVFSQDGKLIAQFGEKRRIPLKLEEMPKELIEAVIATEDSRYYEHYGFDPIGITRAAFAVLASGSASQGASTITQQLARNFFLSNEKKVMRKIKEIFIAIHIEQLLSKQEILELYLNKIYLGYRSYGVGAAAQAYFGKEVKDLTLGEIALIAGLPKAPSTMNPIYSVERATNRRNVVLQRMLDEKYITKAEYDAARAEPVLSKFHGAEIELNAPYVAEIARAWMVERYGEEAAYTSGMNVYTTVDSKLQKAANQAAINNLLAYDERHGYRGAEKELWQANQPAWSNAQLSEYLSNEPTYGDMFPAAVLSVEEKSAQVWVKSYGVQTIAWENMNWARRFINDDRQGPLPKSANEFLAAGQQIWVRPRTQDGAITAWKLTQVPNANTAFVAMNPENGAVTALVGGFNFVHNKFNRATQSVRQVGSSIKPFIYSAALNKGLTLATLINDAPINQWDESQGTAWRPKNSPPTYTGPTRLRIGLAQSKNVMAVRVLREVGLDETREYLTRFGFKLDQLPRSETIALGAGSLTPVQMAQGFSVFANNGYFVEPFYISRVENPFGNIEFSAEPKVVCHRECSSELDEFAEQDAASPYAPKVISEQNAFLTREMLYSNIWGGGEWSSDTGWNGTGWRAQALKRRDIGGKTGTTNDSKDAWYNGYAPGIVGVAWVGFDDHSRNLGKTAPNRNIEDDVSGAESGGKTALPAWVEFMSLALQDVPVQQKVVPNNIVRVRIDRDTGLLTNKLDSSSMFEYFEAGTEPTEYVSEHVNESIYSTSSGEELF; from the coding sequence GTGAAGTTCATAAAGCGTTTATTAGTATTTTCATTGATTTGCATTATTTTTGGAGTCACAACAATCTTTGGTTTCTATTTTTATGTGAAATCAGATTTGCCAGATGTGGCCACTCTACGTGATGTCCAATTACAAACTCCGATGCAAGTCTTCAGTCAAGACGGCAAACTGATCGCCCAATTTGGTGAAAAGCGCCGTATCCCGCTCAAGCTGGAAGAGATGCCCAAAGAGTTGATCGAAGCGGTAATTGCCACAGAAGACTCTCGCTACTACGAGCACTACGGTTTTGACCCAATAGGCATCACGCGTGCCGCCTTTGCTGTACTCGCCTCGGGTAGTGCTTCACAAGGGGCGAGTACCATTACCCAGCAGCTTGCGCGTAACTTCTTCCTCTCTAACGAGAAGAAGGTGATGCGTAAAATCAAAGAGATCTTCATTGCTATCCATATTGAGCAACTGTTAAGCAAGCAAGAGATCTTAGAGCTGTATCTCAACAAAATTTACCTCGGCTACCGTTCTTATGGCGTCGGTGCTGCCGCGCAAGCGTATTTCGGCAAAGAGGTGAAAGATCTGACCTTAGGTGAAATTGCGCTGATTGCGGGTCTGCCGAAAGCCCCTTCAACCATGAACCCTATCTATTCCGTCGAGCGTGCGACTAACCGTCGTAATGTGGTGCTGCAGCGTATGCTGGATGAAAAATACATCACTAAAGCGGAATACGATGCTGCGCGTGCCGAACCTGTGCTGTCCAAATTCCATGGTGCAGAGATTGAGTTAAACGCACCGTATGTGGCTGAAATTGCTCGCGCATGGATGGTTGAACGCTACGGCGAAGAAGCTGCTTACACGTCAGGCATGAATGTCTACACGACTGTCGACTCTAAGCTGCAAAAAGCCGCCAACCAAGCCGCGATCAATAACTTGCTGGCTTATGATGAGCGTCACGGTTATCGCGGTGCAGAAAAAGAGTTGTGGCAAGCCAATCAACCGGCTTGGAGCAACGCTCAACTGTCTGAGTACCTGAGCAATGAGCCCACCTATGGCGATATGTTCCCTGCCGCAGTTCTCAGCGTTGAAGAAAAATCGGCTCAAGTGTGGGTAAAAAGCTATGGTGTGCAAACTATCGCTTGGGAAAACATGAATTGGGCGCGCCGTTTTATCAACGACGATCGCCAAGGTCCACTTCCGAAAAGTGCCAATGAATTTTTAGCCGCAGGACAGCAAATTTGGGTTCGTCCACGCACCCAAGATGGCGCGATTACCGCTTGGAAGCTAACTCAAGTTCCGAATGCCAACACCGCATTTGTCGCGATGAATCCAGAAAACGGTGCGGTCACTGCGTTGGTTGGTGGCTTTAACTTTGTGCACAACAAATTTAACCGAGCTACCCAGTCAGTGCGTCAAGTAGGTTCAAGTATCAAACCATTTATCTACTCTGCAGCACTGAATAAAGGGCTCACTTTAGCCACGCTGATTAATGATGCACCGATTAACCAATGGGATGAGAGTCAAGGCACGGCATGGCGTCCGAAGAACTCACCACCAACCTACACTGGCCCAACACGACTGAGAATTGGTTTAGCCCAATCGAAAAACGTCATGGCCGTGCGCGTTTTGCGTGAAGTGGGTTTGGATGAAACACGTGAATACCTGACTCGCTTTGGTTTCAAATTAGATCAGTTACCGCGCTCTGAGACGATTGCGCTCGGTGCGGGCAGCCTGACCCCTGTACAAATGGCACAAGGCTTCTCGGTTTTTGCCAACAATGGTTACTTCGTTGAGCCTTTCTACATCAGCCGCGTCGAAAATCCATTTGGCAACATTGAGTTTAGTGCAGAGCCGAAAGTCGTCTGCCACCGTGAATGCTCATCGGAACTTGATGAGTTTGCCGAGCAAGACGCAGCAAGCCCTTATGCCCCAAAAGTGATTTCAGAGCAAAACGCTTTCTTAACGCGTGAAATGCTGTACAGCAATATCTGGGGGGGCGGTGAGTGGAGCTCAGATACCGGTTGGAACGGTACAGGCTGGCGTGCACAGGCACTGAAACGTCGCGATATCGGTGGTAAAACCGGTACCACCAACGACTCAAAAGATGCCTGGTACAACGGTTATGCCCCCGGCATCGTTGGTGTGGCTTGGGTGGGCTTTGATGATCATAGCCGTAACCTAGGGAAAACAGCGCCGAATCGAAACATTGAAGATGATGTTTCCGGTGCGGAATCGGGTGGTAAAACCGCCTTGCCGGCTTGGGTTGAGTTTATGTCTCTCGCGCTACAAGATGTGCCCGTTCAACAGAAAGTGGTACCGAACAATATCGTTCGTGTCCGCATTGATCGCGATACGGGGTTACTGACCAACAAACTCGACTCCAGCTCGATGTTTGAGTATTTCGAAGCCGGCACTGAGCCGACAGAGTACGTCAGCGAACATGTCAATGAGTCCATCTATTCGACCAGCTCTGGTGAAGAGCTGTTCTAG
- the pilM gene encoding type IV pilus assembly protein PilM, with translation MGKTLVTGIDIGHHSIKAAVLKPMGDTYALVGYEELLVTADIFTDNHTLDYQKIVKKLKELKKGLPLFSHKVAIAIPDSAVISKVLQIDSDLEPREQEFAVYQAFSHQSPFPVEELSLDFVKATEKSLARSSTTTFQVYATKKEVVDSRLQAIKKAGFEPVLMDVQVHSLLHLWQLASRAYRRPDWMLIDIGYTQSSLCLDFPEKMPFYKDVPLGTRQLESEESGVISLNSPLQQDPTQRFIHEFVEKVARQIQLFTSVHGAQSLGGLWLSGGGATLPGLEEALYQRLSLHCEILNPFSLFKNNVAKRKRQVIDGQRFSTAAGLALRGLAWLESDHVA, from the coding sequence ATGGGTAAAACATTAGTTACGGGTATTGATATCGGCCACCACAGTATTAAAGCTGCGGTGCTCAAACCTATGGGCGACACTTATGCGCTTGTGGGGTATGAGGAGTTGCTCGTTACCGCTGATATTTTCACCGATAATCACACGCTCGATTATCAGAAAATTGTAAAGAAACTAAAAGAACTAAAAAAGGGGTTGCCTCTATTTAGTCATAAAGTCGCGATAGCAATCCCGGATAGCGCCGTGATTAGCAAAGTATTACAAATAGATAGCGATCTTGAGCCGCGCGAGCAGGAATTTGCTGTCTATCAAGCCTTCTCCCATCAATCTCCGTTTCCCGTTGAGGAGCTTAGCCTCGATTTTGTCAAAGCGACGGAAAAAAGCCTCGCTCGCAGTAGCACCACGACATTCCAAGTGTATGCCACCAAAAAAGAGGTGGTCGACAGCCGTTTACAAGCTATTAAAAAAGCGGGTTTTGAACCTGTGTTGATGGATGTGCAAGTGCATAGTTTGCTTCATCTATGGCAACTCGCTAGCCGAGCTTATCGACGTCCAGACTGGATGCTCATTGATATTGGCTACACCCAAAGTTCATTGTGCCTTGATTTTCCGGAAAAAATGCCCTTTTACAAAGACGTGCCACTAGGAACTCGTCAATTGGAATCGGAAGAAAGTGGCGTGATCTCATTGAATTCGCCACTGCAACAAGACCCAACACAACGTTTCATTCACGAATTTGTCGAAAAAGTTGCGCGACAAATTCAGCTCTTTACTTCGGTGCATGGTGCTCAAAGCCTTGGTGGTTTATGGCTATCGGGTGGTGGTGCCACACTTCCTGGCCTAGAAGAGGCGCTCTACCAACGCTTATCACTACATTGTGAAATTTTGAACCCGTTTTCGCTGTTCAAAAACAATGTGGCAAAGCGTAAACGCCAAGTGATTGATGGCCAGCGTTTTAGTACTGCAGCAGGTTTGGCGCTGCGAGGCTTAGCTTGGTTGGAGAGTGACCATGTTGCATAA
- a CDS encoding PilN domain-containing protein — MLHKVNLLPWREARREAHKRRFLGLVTLGVLLAVLMQFAAGEYLSGQIAKQQERIGYLKQHIFALDQQIAKLKIVEEEHKALLTRLTVVEQLQQKRNKTTEFMNQMPSLIPEGVYVDKIKMNGHEIEITGISDSTARLATMLDNLEKSDKLTDVEMHEIVSGNKRFGKQFQSFKVSFQILNPTSNPQDGGAHNG, encoded by the coding sequence ATGTTGCATAAGGTTAACTTACTACCGTGGCGTGAGGCTCGGCGTGAAGCGCATAAACGACGCTTTTTAGGGTTAGTTACACTCGGTGTTTTGCTGGCGGTGTTGATGCAATTTGCCGCAGGCGAATACTTGAGTGGGCAAATCGCTAAGCAGCAAGAGCGTATCGGTTATTTGAAGCAGCATATTTTTGCGCTGGATCAGCAGATCGCTAAGTTGAAGATCGTTGAAGAAGAACATAAGGCGTTATTAACTCGCTTAACCGTGGTGGAGCAACTGCAGCAAAAGCGCAATAAAACCACTGAATTTATGAACCAAATGCCAAGCCTGATCCCTGAAGGCGTGTATGTCGACAAGATCAAAATGAATGGTCATGAGATAGAAATAACCGGGATCAGCGACTCCACTGCACGTTTGGCAACCATGCTCGATAACTTGGAGAAATCAGACAAATTAACCGATGTTGAGATGCATGAGATCGTCTCTGGAAATAAGCGTTTTGGTAAACAATTTCAGAGTTTTAAAGTCTCATTCCAAATTTTAAACCCAACCTCTAACCCACAAGATGGAGGTGCACACAATGGCTAG
- a CDS encoding type 4a pilus biogenesis protein PilO, with amino-acid sequence MASLQELELDEISEWPLLPQLVVILLIMLLIQGAGYWFYLMPKQDEIALLKQEEETVKATLRIKANKVAVLPQIQAQLDELKERYDFLLRQLPVQKELASMLASVNQLGLDNSLTFTRIDWGERESQEFLYRLPLNIELTGNYHDIGDFSEAIAKLPRIINFDDVDWQRVSQESSTLHFRVRAYTYQFKQEVEDEK; translated from the coding sequence ATGGCTAGTTTGCAAGAGCTAGAACTGGATGAAATCAGCGAATGGCCGCTTCTACCTCAATTGGTAGTAATTCTGCTCATCATGTTGCTGATCCAAGGAGCTGGATATTGGTTCTATCTAATGCCCAAACAAGACGAGATTGCGTTGTTAAAGCAGGAAGAGGAAACCGTCAAGGCCACACTACGCATCAAAGCCAATAAAGTGGCGGTACTACCGCAGATTCAAGCTCAGTTGGATGAACTTAAAGAACGTTACGATTTTTTACTGCGCCAGTTACCGGTGCAAAAAGAACTAGCCAGTATGCTGGCGTCAGTCAACCAGCTTGGCCTTGATAATTCTTTGACCTTCACTCGGATTGATTGGGGTGAACGTGAAAGCCAAGAGTTTCTTTACCGCCTACCGCTCAATATCGAACTGACTGGTAACTATCACGATATTGGTGATTTTTCTGAAGCGATTGCCAAGTTACCGCGCATCATCAACTTCGATGACGTGGATTGGCAGCGGGTCAGCCAAGAGAGTAGCACACTGCACTTTCGAGTCAGAGCTTACACCTACCAGTTTAAACAGGAGGTGGAAGATGAAAAATAA
- a CDS encoding pilus assembly protein PilP, translating into MKNNRVGLWLLSLIVLAGCKANQEDLTSFVAQVEREARKDVTKLKPILEFEVTAYQQHKAREPFVLPKEALVQNQPVANADCWQPAPRAKNGPLERYPLHQLRLKGVMSSGGSISALVQTPAGNVVKVKAGQYVGINNGKVTRVDDNYLLINETLPDGLGCWNQRNVKLALK; encoded by the coding sequence ATGAAAAATAATCGGGTTGGATTATGGCTTCTTAGTTTGATTGTGTTGGCTGGGTGTAAGGCCAATCAAGAAGACTTAACGTCATTCGTCGCACAAGTTGAGCGCGAAGCACGTAAGGATGTCACTAAGTTGAAGCCGATTTTAGAGTTTGAAGTCACGGCTTATCAACAGCACAAGGCTCGGGAGCCTTTTGTATTGCCCAAAGAGGCCCTAGTGCAAAACCAGCCTGTGGCTAACGCGGATTGTTGGCAGCCTGCACCACGGGCTAAAAATGGCCCGTTAGAGCGTTATCCATTGCATCAGTTGCGTTTAAAAGGAGTGATGAGTAGCGGCGGCAGTATCTCTGCGTTAGTGCAAACACCTGCTGGGAATGTCGTCAAAGTCAAAGCGGGTCAATATGTAGGGATTAATAATGGCAAAGTCACTAGAGTTGATGATAACTATTTGTTAATTAATGAAACTTTGCCTGATGGCTTAGGGTGTTGGAATCAGCGTAACGTCAAGCTGGCTTTAAAATAA